The window ATGCAGTCGGCCCCCTCGCAAGATTAATCATCAGGTTCCCAATTGACCATGGACAATGATGCTCACGAGGCCGTTCTCCCCAACAGACATCCCATCAATCATAGCGATCGTCAAGGAGTCTCTCGGTGAGTCGTATCCTCCATCTCTCTATCTGACCGTCTCGAACCTCTGGAGAGAAGGCTTTCTGGTCCTTGTTGATGAGGGTAGGATGGTGGGCTTCGTTGCCGCCGTCCCCTCAGGGACGAAGGTCTCGAGGGTCCTCATGCTTGCAGTCCTTCCACAGGTGAGGAGGAGATCCAACGGCCGGCGATTGATGAGGGATCTCTACGAAAACAGCCTGGCGAAGGGTTTTGACACGGTCATTCTAGAGGTCAGGAAGAGCAACAAGGACGCTATCGCGTTCTACGAGCGGCAAGGATTCACGACCTATGGCGAGATAAAGAATTTCTATAGCAACGGCGAGGCCGCCTACAAGATGATGAAGGTCCTCGAGAGCTGATCGTCCTCGCTACTGATATCCTCTCTTGTCGTCGTGAACATGATAGTTCCAGTAGTGGTATGGCGAGGATTCCTTCTCTGATGTGCTGACATCGGACGAGAGGCCGCCCATATAGCTTCCGTATCTCTCCTTGATCTGCTCCTCGACGGGCCTCGCACGCCTCAGGGCTTCTTTCATGTGTCTCGCCTCTATCAGCTTCGCCTCTTCTACCACGGCTACGTCTCCTGCGGCCCTGATGAGCCCGCCGAGCTCTCTAAGCCTGAGGGTCAGCGCCTTGTCCTTGCCGTCGACCAACTTGGCGCGTTTCCTGGCCTCCTCGATTATGACCACTACCGACTCTCGGTTGGCGTGAGGGATCTTGGCATCCATCACGATCTCCTGTGCTGTGAACCTCGCGATCTTGAACCGGTTCTCGTCGGTATCAGGCATCACGGTCTCGACGAGGACCTCGTATCCTCCTCCGTTTATCCTCGATCTCAACGGAGACATGATGTGTGGAAGGTCTTGGATGTTGCATGCACCGACGAAGATGAAATCGCAAGGGACGTTGTCAACTCGTACGCTCGCTC is drawn from Candidatus Thermoplasmatota archaeon and contains these coding sequences:
- a CDS encoding GNAT family N-acetyltransferase, with product MMLTRPFSPTDIPSIIAIVKESLGESYPPSLYLTVSNLWREGFLVLVDEGRMVGFVAAVPSGTKVSRVLMLAVLPQVRRRSNGRRLMRDLYENSLAKGFDTVILEVRKSNKDAIAFYERQGFTTYGEIKNFYSNGEAAYKMMKVLES